Part of the Toxotes jaculatrix isolate fToxJac2 chromosome 8, fToxJac2.pri, whole genome shotgun sequence genome is shown below.
GACTCTCTTGAGGGACTTTTGGAGCATCTGGACCCGAGCCTCAGCCTCCTGACAGGCGTGTGTAACACGCATGTGCTCCCGCTCACTGCGGAGTCGCTCCTCCTCAGCTTCGTTCACCTGTGAGAGACACACAGGAGCAGGgtgttaacacaaacacacagacacacacagaccactaAACCAAGGCCAGTTCATTAGGAGTAAGTAGATGATATCAGCCTCTCTCTTGATTCAAACATGGTTTCCACTGTATGTCCAGCTCATTCATCCAGTTCGTGTAAATATGCTAAAATAAACCTGGTACCAAGGTAATGGACATAAACTGACTAAGCTTCTTGTTTAACTGCTGTGACTATCCATCCAGTGTTAGACAGCCTAATCGTCTGTCCTCTGAATTTGTCCTGACATGCATTGTCCAATGTGAGACACCACAGCCATCCTGCACCTACTGCACATGGTCCACCCACCCCAGGTCTGGTGTCATTTTAACTAGAGATGCGGCCTGAAATCCAACTGTGAATTGGAACCCATGTTTTGAAGAACCTGGGGTAATTTTAAGGCCAGTTCTCTTACTGGTACTCGATGAAACCAGTGAGTGTGATGAGCAGAGGGGAAAACATGGTTTTGGTGTAATCTGTTGTCGTGTAATCAGCCTGtctgctgtcctctgtgttgttgtttgacTGGCGGCAGGGATGAGCTACTCCATTACACATTACAAATACTTTATTTGCTAGTTACATTACAATTGTCTACAGAACTCCAGCATTTTCAAAGGTCTTATATATTCTTCAACACTGGACGGCAGAGAAAACACCACCTGCACCACACAGCCAGGCTATCTGTTACAGTGAGATGGAGAAAAATTTCACCAGCTGTCTATTCTGTCAAATTTTGTCACCCATTACCAGTCAGTTTGTGAATGTGTCCAAGGCTGCCAAATACCAATATCACTAATCTACATTCATATaattcacacacgcacacagagcagacagcacagcagagaggcCGAAGAGGAGAACAGGCTTCCTGGCTAAGACAgcagcccccacccccaaagCCAGCACCTCctccatttaccatttaccaGCTGTGCGGTCCATCCACATCAACAGAAAGAGGGACTATGATAatatatagattttttaaatttcaaattctattttttgtgattaaaaaaatacaataagaACATCAATACAGTACAAATATGAATAGCAGCACTGCTATAAACCATAATTACACACATTCCTAATTATGACGTCATTATCTTATAGTATGTCTACCTCCTCTTTTTTATTACCTTGGAAGTAGCGTGGTTGAGCATCTCCTGCCAGGTGGGATCCAGGGTGTTCTTGCCATCAGCCATCAGACCCTGCTCTGCCACGTAGACCATCTCCCTGGCAGCTGTGTGCATAGACACCGCTCTTTCGTAGCTCAAAGCTGCCTTCTGGGTCTCCTGCTGTGCCTACAGAGAGCACACAAAGGTTTTACAGAACTGGAATATGACAAGGACACAACCGCTTGTTCTGTTAAATCCAATTACAATCAAATCTGTGTtaaactgtatttgtaaagcatggtttttgttttaaaatgatttaagtTTGATTAAAGGAAATTCATCAGGCCAATAACAGATGAccaaaggaaaacaataaactgCTTTTCAGATacttgtttatatttatttgtttacagtttCTCATGTGTATGATTTAACACAGCTAGAGCTCCCATAGGAACAAAACAAGTATCTTGTATCCAGATTGTGTGTAGGCCTATTTCCGATTAAGATGGACTGAAGTTCACACCTGGCATAACAACAAATCTCACATGCATGTTGAAtgaccacttgtgatcagatttCTCTCCCCTGCTCAGATTTACTTTTACATGTTGAGAACTCCAGTCACTGATGACAGAGGAAGCTCACTCTGTCACTTTGCTTACAGAGGgcaaaacatttaatgaaaggCCCTGATGAAGGATGGATGGCTGAAAACCTTTTGTCAACTTTGTTTGCAATTGGTGAAGAACAGGAGATTTATGATCCTATATGCACACTGAAAACCACTCTGGAAAACATTAAGAGCAGCCAAGAATGCATTTGCAGTAACACTGTATGTGGACAAATGCATCCCTGACCGCTTCCAAATGCTGTCTGAACAATTAGATTGTAGTTTTTCTACAATGTATTTAGGGAGCGACTTCTGCAATTGAGAGCTTTCTGCTTGTGATCATGTCACCCCAAGAGGGATTAAGTGCCTGGTCCTAGAAAACTACAGATGACCTTGCTTATATTGAGGTTAGAACACAGGTACCATGGTAAAAATGTATTATAACCTCTCAACATGGTAAATTGCATTTCTGACAAAGAGGGTTTCTTAAAGGCGTACATACTGCATTGTCTGTGTTAAGCAACAGgacacattaacatttttgGACACAagttgtttgtgtgtacctcTTTTGCAAGGCGACGAGCTTCATAGTATGGTCTTGCTTTCTCTATGCAGCTACCAAGCTGAGAGCTCTGAGCATTCAGCTTCCTGGCAGACTCTGTTAGGATCTTCCGGTACCCTGATCTGGCATCCTGAATGGTTAATGCATGAAAATGACAAGATTAGATTTACCTGTAACAgaatgactgactgagtgattaGAATTTACACAGGAGAGAGGCTGGATGTGAACAATCAATTCCTTGAGAGGCAAACTATCAGCACTGATACACTTTCCATTTTAAGAGTTTTCAATTTTCCAAAGGTTATGCCTAAAAGATACTGGAAACAATATTAAGATATTGATTAGCATCTTCTGCGTGGACTAATAAAATATTTAgcgacagagacagacacaagcAATACCCAGGGTagtaaataaaaggaaaaaacattcCTCGTGGGTTTCATTCAAAATCAAAGAGGTTTTATTGAATCTGTTCTCCATATTTATCAGTCATGTGCAGGAACACTGAACTGTATTAAATGGGTGGAATCTATAGCTCTACCAGGGCTGCAACTCACAATGATTTTCTTTATCACTTATTTTTTCAATTGTTTAGtttataaaagtaaaaaccaGCAGTCTGAAACTTGAGGATATTCAGTTTGCAGTGATTCAAAACTGAGTAATCGTAAAACATAAATAGTTGAAACCAGAGAATGATTGGCATTTTGCTTTACAAGTGAATAACTGATTATATTAGTTATTATGTTATAACTGAATTTCTGTTTATTAAATTAACTATATCAGCACTAGCTTCTACTTACATCCAGTTGCAGCTCTAGTCTGTTGATTTCTGCACTGGCTTCATTGAGGTGCTCCAACTCTTCCTGTAGGAAAAAGAATGATAATGTGCTGCTGGAATGAAACATATTCCAGTTTGTTGTGGTGCgatgataaatgataaaaacactACATGTTAAGATGACTTAATCCTATAGTGGTCCTGGACAGCACTGAATCATGATAATAAAGAGTATGTGTCTATACAACCGCTAAAAAGTTGTAACATGcagataaaatattaaatacattaaacCAAATCCTCCCTTTCCCCgtctgtaaataaaatgtcctAACacctatttttaaaaactgtaatacACTCCCAGTATTTCACTTCAATGTATTCTTTTATTATAATCAAAGCACAGACTGAACCCAGTTTTTGTAGATTTCATCCCATTAGAGACGCAAAGAGAGCATAATACGATTCGAAAGAAACcataaagaaacataaaaagagCACAATGAGCCAACAAAAATGCccacaagaaacaaaacaaccacagtgaGATTATAAATATGATCACAAAGAGAGAACAGgactaaaaatgtcatttagtGTTTCTTTCAGTATggttgttcagtgttttttaagacttttcaagATCTGCAGATACCCTGTTGTAAGAAATCATGATAACAGACCTTACATGCACAGTCAATGACATTAGTTACTTATTAAAACCTGGCTGATTAAACATGTTCGCTTGATGCAGGTTAAAGGACCACTAACAGAGCTAACTGCTGAAACGCTGGTTCTCATACCTGAATCCGAGGGTCCAGTTCTTCCTCGTAGGGACTATGCAGCTGCTCTCCCACGCATTTTTGTTTTTCGCTTTCGCCGTCCCTGCAGGTGTCCCTGTGCGTCTCTAGTGTTGTTCCACTGGTTTCGGCAGCTTTGACTTCCTCGTCCCCGTCCCCACCGGGAATAACTTCCCTCCAATCCCCCGCATCAGACTCCCCGGACCCGGCAGGGCTCTCCCGCAAGCCACCTGGCTCCATTCTAGCCCGACGGTTTCTCTAGCAGCAGCGTTAGCTAAGGCTTCAACAGCAGACGTGATGGCTAGTTTACAAACCTACAGGCCTGGTCCTGTTAACAGCCGTTGCGTGTTATAAAGCAGGTGTAAATTAGAAAATAATCCCAGCGGTGGCGATTGTTGAGGAGTTTCCAATTTGCCATATCAAATCACACGGAAACACGAATCCACTGGAGTTAGcctagcatgctaacaagctaacgCCATCAGTGAGAAtttagctgctgcttcacagcaAGCAGGTGAGAACAGTCATGAAAACTAAAAAGAGGCCCATCATCACTATGTCCCCCCATCACATGTTTTTTTCGTCCATGTCTTACCGGTTCTTCTTTACTTTAGCTAGGCTAGCTAGCTAGTGGTTTCGGTCTCACATCATCATTACAGATGAAGTAAACAGATGCGCGCTCTCGCTACAACATTTGGGCCAGGGCGGCTGCCGTAGATACTAACACTGCAAGTGATCATAGAttcagacaaagagagaaaaactctCCTCTCCATGGACTGTCATGGTGGATTAGTGCAAACTTATACAGGTAGCTTTGTCAAACGGCTCGATTATCACTGGCTATCTAGAAATCTAATCTTTCTTagtggcctctcacacttaggcctgtgagccctgtacactcttaaccacccgaaacaccaacttcagcttgacaaaaagtaccacaaaaaggggggtccaaaccactcctgaggccccgaaacgcgctcctagacactttctgggggatcacttttggcctctcacacttcggcaaattttcactctcccaactcacttatatggaggaacttcaaatgctcataactctggaaccctggGTGCGGGCCCACCCAAATGGTGTTCACATTATTGCAGGAGATTTTAATAAGGCCAACTTAAAGACTGTACTTCCGAAGTTCTCCCAGCATGTTAAATGTACTACAAGGGGGGAGAACACCCTGGATCATGTCTACACCAACATCAAGAATGCATACAGGGCCgtacccctcccccacctcggACAGTCAGACCATCTTTCCGTCCTGCTGCCCCCAGCCTACACCCCCCTCAGATGCAGGAACAGGCCCACCACAAAAACTGTAACAACTTGGCCTGAAGATGCACTCTTCAAACTCCAAGATTGCTTCCAACAGACAGACTGGGACGTGTTCGAACAACAGGAGCTGGAGACACTCACAGGCACGGTGCTGGACTATATTCAGTTTTGCATCGGGAATGTGACTGTGGACAAAACCATCAGGGTTTTTCCCAACCAGAAACCCTGGATGACCAGCCAGGTCCACGCACTCCTCAGAGCCCGTGATGCTGCTTTCAGGTCAGGAGACAGTGcactgtacagtgctgctcGAGCTGACCTGAAAAGAGGCATAAAAAGAGCTAAGGCGGATCACAGGATGCGTATAGAGTCCCACCTGTCCAGTAACAATACTCGGGAGGTGTGGCGGGGCATACAAGACATCACCAACTTCAGAGGTTGCGATGCGTCGACAGctgaacagagtgaaacactGGCAGAGGAGCTAAACTGCTTCTTTACCCGGTTTGAATCACAGCAGCATGCCCCAACcatgcccccacccccaacctcacccacacccacacccccatcTGGCTCTGGCTCCAACGCAACCCCACTCACCATCCAGGAGCATGATGTCAGACGGGTGCTCCTGGCAGTGAACACCAGGAAAGCTACTGGCCCAGACGGAGTACCTGGCAAGGTGCTCAGAGCGTGCGCTCACCAGCTCGCCCCCACCTTTACCAGGATCTTCAACCTCTCTCTGGATCAAGCAGTCATCCCACACTGCCTCAAATCATCCATAATAGTCCCGGTGCCGAAGAGGTCTCCCATCACCAGCCTGAACGATTACCGACCGGTGGCCCTCACTCCggtaatcatgaagtgctttgagaggcttGTCCTCCAACACATCAAGGACTATCTCCCCCCAGACTTTGATTCTAACCAGTTTGCTTACCGTGCAAATAGATCCACTGAGGACGCCATAGCTGTAGCTCTTCACTCTGCACTGAACCAcctagagcagcagcagagctacgtccggatgctctttgtggattaTAGTTCTGCATTTAACACAATAATCCCGGACAGATTATGCACAAAACTGGACACTGTTggcctcccccctctcacatGTGCCTGGATAAAGGACTTTTTAACAGACcgaccccagactgtgagactaggtccccacctctcctccacccgCACGATGAGCATCGGCtccccacagggctgtgtgctgagccctctcctctactgcctctacacccatgactgcagGCCGGCCCACAATGACAATCTTATCGTCAAGTTCGCTGACGATACTACAGTGGTCGGACTCATCTCCAGGGGTGATGAGGCTGCCTACAGGGAGGAGATCCTGAAGCTGGCTGCTTGGTGTACTGAGAACAACCTCGCTCtcaacaccaagaaaaccaggGAGATCATTATCGACTTCAGGAGGCACCGCACAGACCCagcccccctctacatcaacggCGAGTGTGTGGAGAGGGTCCACACCATCAGGTTTCTTGGCGTCATCATCTCGGCCGACATCTCCTGGTCAGAGAACATCACGTCAATCAccaagaaggctcagcagcggctacacTTTCTGAGAGTCCTCAGGAAGCACAAGCTAAACTCCaatctgctgctgaccttctaccactcatccattgagagcctgctgacatactgcatcaccgtatggtacggcagctgcactgcagcagacagggagaggctacAGAGGGtcgtgaaaacagcacagaagatcattggctgccctctcccctccctgttgGACATCTACAACacccgctgcctcagcagagccacaaacattatcaaggacagctcccaccctggctcTGACCTGTTTGACCTGCTACCCTCTGGGAGGCGCTACAGGTGtatcaagacaaaaaccaaTAGACTCAAAAATAGCTTCTTCCCAAAAGCTATAACTGCCCTAAACTCCAGTGGGAAGTTTCTGAAATACTCCGGCCACTAAGGACTCATGTGCAATACTTTCTGTTAACTATCGCAACATGTGCAATTGACACTGAATGTAATACCAAAATGTGCAATACCGAATACGACACTAatgtgcaatatatatatatatacatatggtATACATATGTATCACACCACacttaaatacataaacaatacatgtgcacatctgtctgtttattttgtaaatattttagtttatattatattttattttatacttcagatcttttattatcttattttacactgcttttGCACTGATACTGGTGGTGGCTTAATCTCGTTGTACTTacgtataatgacaataaaggcattctattctattctattctattctaagttctagagactcaagggtggtaccgttggtaTCGGGGTACTCACAAatggggaggtaggacaaggtcccatgtctttatcttgctcccctgagaatcggttaaaactgaccctggttaaaactccaagtcctgtacactcttaaccacccgaaacaccaccttcagcttgacaaaaagtaccacaaaaaggggggtccaaaccactcctgaggccccgaaacgcgctcctagacactttctgggggaacacttttggcctctcacacttaggcctgtgagccctgtacactcttaaccacccgaaacaccaacttcagcttgacaaaaagtaccacaaaaaggggggtccaaaccactcctgaggccccgaaacgcgctcctagacactttctgggggaacacttttggcctctcacacttaggcctgtgagccctgtacactcttaaccacccgaaacaccaacttcagcttgacaaaaagtaccacaaaaaggggggtccaaaccactcctgaggccccgaaacgcgctcctagacactttctgggggaacacttttggcctctcacacttaggcctgtgagccctgtacactcttaaccacccgaaacatcaacttcagcttgacaaaaagtaccacaaaaaggggggtccaaaccactcctgaggccccgaaacgcgctcctagacactttctgggggaacacttttggcctctcacacttaggcctgtgagccctgtacactcttaaccacccgaaacaccaacttcagcttgacaaaaagtaccacaaaaaggggggtccaaaccactcctgaggccccgaaacgcgctcctagacactttctgggggaacacttttggcctctcacacttaggcctgtgagccctgtacactcttaaccacccgaaacaccaacttcagcttgacaaaaagtaccacaaaaaggggggtccaaaccactcctgaggccccgaaacgcgctcctagacactttctgggggaacacttttggcctctcacacttaggcctgtgagccctgtacactcttaaccacccgaaacaccaacttcagcttgacaaaaagtaccacaaaaaggggggtccaaaccactcctgaggccccgaaacgcgctcctagacactttctgggggaacacttttggcctctcacacttaggcctgtgagccctgtacactcttaaccacccgaaacaccaacttcagcttgacaaaaagtaccacaaaaaggggggtccaaaccactcctgaggccccgaaacgcgctcctagacactttctgggggaacacttttggcctctcacacttaggcctgtgagccctgtacactcttaaccacccgaaacaccaacttcagcttgacaaaaagtaccacaaaaaggggggtccaaaccactcctgaggccccgaaacgcgctcctagacactttctgggggaacacttttggcctctcacacttaggcctgtgagccctgtacactcttaaccacccgaaacaccaacttcagcttgacaaaaagtaccacaaaaaggggggtccaaaccactcctgaggccccgaaacgcgctcctagacactttctgggggaacacttttggcctctcacacttcggcaaattttcactctcccaactcacttatatggaggaacttcaaatgctcataactctggaaccctaagtcctagagactcaagggtggtaccgttggactcggggtacccacaaatgggggggtaggacaaggtcccatgtctttatcttgctcccctgagaatcggttaaaactgaccctggttaaaaccccaaattttcactctcccaaatcccttatttgggggaacttcaaatgctcataactccagaaccctaagtcctagagactcgagggtggtaccgttggactcggggtacacacaaatgggggggtaggacagggtcccatgtctctatcttgctcccctgagaatcggtcaaaacagaccctggttaaaactccaagccctgtgcactcttaaccacccgaaacaccaacttcagcttgacaaaaagtaccacaaaaaggggggtccaaaccactcctgaggctccgaaacgcgctcctagacactttctgggggaacacttttggcctctcacactta
Proteins encoded:
- the sh3bp5la gene encoding SH3-binding domain protein 5-like, a, whose translation is MEPGGLRESPAGSGESDAGDWREVIPGGDGDEEVKAAETSGTTLETHRDTCRDGESEKQKCVGEQLHSPYEEELDPRIQEELEHLNEASAEINRLELQLDDARSGYRKILTESARKLNAQSSQLGSCIEKARPYYEARRLAKEAQQETQKAALSYERAVSMHTAAREMVYVAEQGLMADGKNTLDPTWQEMLNHATSKVNEAEEERLRSEREHMRVTHACQEAEARVQMLQKSLKRVILKSKPYFELKAQFNHILEEHKVKVLQLEQHVSKVKTRYSIALRNLEQISEQIHAQRGRDQAEGGCPTVCGGRSPPVGAESDIKVQEEGGACGGGATGKNQVDAAIDLVEKYKEKENEKERERAGSDSLSVFSLQTIASDLEKYDSIEHLGDLSDVGSVTGDEGEKERSGMMDRRDKLTETTAKERQQQFHKQHHRSFSL